Proteins from a single region of Theobroma cacao cultivar B97-61/B2 chromosome 10, Criollo_cocoa_genome_V2, whole genome shotgun sequence:
- the LOC18586830 gene encoding cysteine-rich repeat secretory protein 38, producing MSSSRFASLLYLLTFAFLLPAAFGVNPIFHFCSNAGNFSAYDPYEGNLNKLTCYLSFQAPPSGFGLGSTGQKPNQAYGLALCRGDVSTPDCQTCVVEAGNEIRKLCPSTKGAIIWYDNCLLKYSDTEFFGQIDNKNMFYLWNGRVVSDPQSFNQKTKELLSQLANEAYATPKLYATRETELYGSPKLYGLTQCTRDLSSSDCKKCLDGIIGKLPSCCDGQEGGRVVGGSCNFRYEIYPFVKA from the coding sequence ATGTCTTCTTCAAGATTTGCCTCCCTTCTTTATCTGTTAACCTTTGCTTTCCTTCTCCCAGCAGCTTTTGGAGTTAACCCTATCTTCCATTTCTGTTCAAACGCTGGGAATTTCTCTGCCTATGACCCTTATGAAGGAAACTTAAACAAGCTCACTTGTTACCTCTCATTTCAAGCTCCTCCCTCAGGTTTTGGTCTTGGTTCCACTGGCCAGAAGCCAAACCAAGCGTATGGCCTTGCCCTTTGCAGAGGCGATGTGTCAACCCCAGATTGCCAAACCTGTGTCGTTGAAGCAGGCAATGAAATCCGCAAACTCTGCCCTTCCACCAAAGGTGCAATTATCTGGTACGATAACTGTCTTCTGAAGTATTCAGACACGGAATTCTTTGGCCAGAttgataataaaaacatgttcTACTTGTGGAACGGGAGAGTTGTGAGTGATCCTCAGTCATTTAATCAGAAGACTAAGGAACTGCTTAGTCAACTGGCCAACGAAGCTTATGCAACTCCCAAACTGTATGCGACTAGAGAGACGGAGCTCTACGGATCACCGAAACTTTATGGATTGACTCAGTGCACAAGGGACCTCTCCAGCAGTGATTGTAAGAAGTGCCTTGACGGTATAATTGGCAAGCTTCCCAGCTGCTGCGATGGGCAAGAAGGAGGTAGAGTTGTTGGTGGCAGCTGTAACTTCAGATATGAAATATACCCTTTTGTTAAAGCTTAA
- the LOC18586829 gene encoding pentatricopeptide repeat-containing protein At5g04810, chloroplastic: MEGFLSLPTSQCSTSSLFTSRPHSSSAATSVSFSLQPPPQPPESNLRRPKSIKSSPKPKVPSNPLKNLTTTISTTTTTTSNNPSHVPAPIESEHTTHPLASKLRLSSKFFPPPPPPPSVLQDTQNETLISEPEAPSPQPQNPEKFRQDGKIFIGNLPNWIRKHEVAEFFRQFGPIKDVILIKAHNEIHRNAGFGFVIYGGPPPLAEKSAMKAVEFDGVEFHGRILTVKLDDGKRLMEKAEERARWVEGYQVQDCNNKSKWHQEREGSRKLFRKILESEPENWQKVVTAFERITKPARREFGLMVNYYARRGDMHRARETFERMRARGIEPTSHVYTNLIHAYAVGRDMEEALSCVRKMKEEGIEMTLVTYSILVGGFAKIGNSEAADHWFKEAKERHTPLNAIIYGNIIYAHCQTCNMERAEALVREMEEEGIDAPIDIYHTMMDGYTMIGNEEKCLIVFERLKECGFTPSVISYGCLINLYSKIGKVSKALEVSKMMECDGIKHNLKTYSMLINGFLKLKDWANAFAIFEDLVEDGLKPDVVLYNNIIRAFCGMGNMDRAIHTVKEMLKERHRPTTRTFMPIIHAFARAREMRRALEVFDVMRRSGCSPTVHTFNALILGLTEKRQMEKAVEILDEMTLAGISPNEHTYTTIMHGYASLGDTAKAFRYFTKLRNEGLEIDVYTYEALLKACCKSGRMQSALAVTKEMSAQKIPRNTFVYNILVDGWARRGDVWEAADLMQQMKQEGVQPDIHTYTSFINACCKAGDMLRAMKTIQEMDAIGVKPNVKTYTTLIHGWARASLPEKALKCFEEMKLAGLKPDKAVYHCLMTSLLSRATFAEAYIYSGVLSVCREMIDSGLTVDMGTAVHWSRCLRKIERTGGELTEALQKTFPPDWSSYHTIAANSDTETDDELESDHDDNDVYFANVTEGDHDLDEDATDYGYE; this comes from the exons ATGGAAGGCTTTTTGTCACTCCCCACCTCACAGTGCAGTACCTCATCCTTGTTCACCTCAAGACCCCACTCTTCCTCCGCCGCCACCTCCGTTTCCTTCTCCCTCCAACCGCCACCTCAACCTCCTGAATCTAATCTACGGCGCCCTAAGTCCATCAAATCCTCTCCAAAACCCAAAGTCCCTTCCAACCCCCTCAAAAACCTCACCACCACCATTAGTACTACTACTACCACTACAAGTAACAATCCTTCCCATGTGCCCGCCCCTATTGAAAGTGAACATACCACGCACCCTCTTGCCTCCAAACTTCGCCTCTCCAGCAAATTCTTTCCCCCTCCGCCTCCTCCTCCTTCCGTTCTCCAAGATACACAAAATGAAACTCTCATTTCCGAACCTGAAGCTCCATCTCCACAGCCTCAAAACCCTGAAAAATTCCGCCAAGATGGCAAGATTTTCATCGGAAATCTTCCCAACTGGATTAGAAAACACGAGGTTGCTGAATTCTTCCGGCAATTCGGTCCCATAAAGGACGTTATTCTGATCAAAGCCCACAATGAGATACACAGAAATGCGGGTTTCGGGTTTGTGATATATGGGGGCCCGCCTCCGCTGGCTGAGAAGTCGGCAATGAAGGCGGTAGAGTTTGACGGCGTTGAGTTTCATGGGAGAATACTGACGGTGAAGTTGGATGATGGGAAAAGGTTGATGGAAAAAGCAGAGGAGAGGGCCAGATGGGTTGAAGGGTATCAAGTTCAAGACTGTAATAATAAGTCTAAGTGGCATCAAGAGAGGGAAGGGTCCCGGAAGTTGTTTCGAAAGATTTTGGAGTCCGAACCCGAGAATTGGCAGAAGGTGGTTACTGCTTTTGAGAGGATTACCAAG CCTGCTAGACGAGAGTTTGGATTGATGGTGAACTACTATGCAAGACGAGGGGATATGCATCGTGCGCGTGAAACATTTGAGAGGATGCGAGCAAGGGGAATAGAGCCAACCTCACATGTCTATACAAA CCTTATTCACGCTTATGCAGTTGGCAGAGACATGGAAGAAGCCTTATCTTGTGTTAGGAAAATGAAGGAAGAAGGCATTGAAATGACTCTTGTGACATACAGTATACTTGTTGGGGGATTTGCCAAAATTGGCAATTCTGA AGCTGCAGATCATTGGTTCAAGGAGGCAAAAGAGAGACATACACCTCTAAATGCAATCATTTATGGGAATATTATTTATGCTCATTG TCAAACATGCAATATGGAGCGAGCTGAAGCCTTGGTTAGggaaatggaagaagaaggTATAGATGCCCCTATTGACATTTATCACACCATGATGGATGGTTACACAATGATTGGCAATGAAGAAAAATGCTTGATTGTGTTTGAAAGACTAAAG GAATGTGGATTTACTCCCTCAGTTATCAGCTATGGATGCCTTATAAATCTTTACTCTAAG ATTGGAAAAGTTTCCAAAGCTTTAGAAGTTAGCAAAATGATGGAATGTGATGGCATAAAGCATAACTTGAAGACTTATTCCATGTTGATCAATggatttttgaaattaaaagattggGCCAATGCTTTTGCAATTTTTGAGGATTTGGTCGAAGATGGTTTGAAGCCTGATGTAGTACTATATAATAATATCATCAGGGCATTTTGTGGGATGGGTAACATGGATCGTGCTATTCATACTGTCAAGGAAATGCTAAAGGAGAGGCATAGGCCTACTACACGTACATTTATGCCTATTATACATGCTTTTGCAAGAGCTAGGGAAATGAGAAGAGCCTTGGAAGTTTTTGATGTGATGCGGAGGAGTGGTTGCAGTCCAACTGTACACACTTTCAATGCTTTGATTCTTGGCCTTACTGAGAAACGTCAG ATGGAAAAAGCTGTTGAAATATTGGATGAGATGACACTGGCTGGCATAAGTCCAAATGAACACACATACACAACCATCATGCATGGGTATGCTTCATTGGGTGATACTGCAAAAGCATTCAGGTATTttacaaaattgagaaatgAGGGCCTTGAGATTGATGTGTATACATATGAAGCACTTCTGAAAGCATGCTGCAAGTCTGGGAGGATGCAAAGTGCTCTAGCTGTCACAAAAGAAATGAGTGCTCAAAAGATACCGAGAAACACCTTTGTCTACAACATTTTAGTCGATGG atgGGCTCGGAGAGGAGATGTTTGGGAGGCTGCTGACTTGATGCAGCAAATGAAGCAAGAAGGGGTTCAACCTGATATCCACACTTACACATCTTTCATAAATGCCTGCTGCAAGGCTGGAGACATGCTG aGAGCAATGAAAACAATCCAAGAAATGGACGCTATTGGAGTAAAGCCAAATGTTAAAACCTACACTACACTGATTCACGGATGGGCACGTGCTTCTCTTCCAGAGAAGGCCTTGAAATGCTTTGAAGAGATGAAACTGGCTGGTTTGAAACCGGACAAAGCTGTGTACCATTGCTTGATGACATCACTTCTGTCAAGGGCTACTTTTGCGGAGGCATATATTTACTCTGGGGTGCTGTCTGTTTGTAGAGAAATGATCGACTCTGGTTTGACTGTTGATATGGGAACTGCAGTTCACTGGTCGAGGTGTCTACGTAAGATTGAGAGGACAGGTGGAGAACTTACAGAAGCCCTGCAGAAGACCTTCCCTCCTGATTGGAGTTCATACCATACAATCGCTGCAAATTCTGATACAGAAACAGATGATGAACTCGAAAGCGATCATGATGATAATGATGTATATTTTGCTAATGTGACTGAAGGTGATCATGATCTAGATGAAGATGCAACAGATTATGGTTATGAATGA